A DNA window from Hevea brasiliensis isolate MT/VB/25A 57/8 chromosome 2, ASM3005281v1, whole genome shotgun sequence contains the following coding sequences:
- the LOC110659256 gene encoding syntaxin-42, with amino-acid sequence MATRNRTIQYRKHRDAVKSVRAPLSSSASVLGGPVIEMVNTSFLRSKRASYTPLSTEDPGPSGGDAFTIGLPPAWVDDTEEIAANIQIVRTKMAELVKAHAKALMPSFGDGKDDQRRIEALTREITDLLRKSEKRLQKLPASESPEDSNIRKNVQRSLATDLQNISMDLRRRQSTYLKRLQQQKEGHDGVDFQMNINENKSRYKDDEFSDTDFDQHQTIHLKKSEHLTEEREREIKQVVASVNELAQIMRDLSVLVIDQGTIVDRIDYNIQNVASSVEEGFKQLQKAERSQKKGGMVMCATVLVIMCFIMLVLLILKQLFL; translated from the exons ATGGCGACGAGAAACCGAACCATTCAGTACAGAAAGCACAGGGATGCAGTGAAGAGCGTGCGTGCTCCTTTGTCATCGTCAGCGTCAGTTTTGGGTGGTCCGGTTATTGAAATGGTTAACACTTCGTTTCTTCGTTCCAAACGTGCCTCTTATACTCCCCTCAGCACTGAAGATCCCGGTCCTTCTGG TGGTGACGCCTTTACAATTGGTTTACCACCGGCCTGGGTGGATGATACTGAAGAAATAGCTGCCAATATTCAGATTGTCCGAACCAAAATGGCTGAGTTAGTCAAGGCTCATGCGAAAGCTTTAATGCCTTCCTTTGGAGATGGCAAAGATGATCAGCGAAGGATTGAGGCCCTTACTCGAGAAATAACTGATTTATTGAGGAAATCTGAGAAGAGATTACAGAAACTTCCTGCAAGTGAGTCTCCTGAGGATTCAAATATTAGAAAAAATGTGCAG CGTTCTCTTGCAACAGACCTTCAAAACATTTCAATGGATCTTCGGAGAAGACAGTCAACATACCTTAAGCGTCTGCAGCAGCAAAAAGAG GGACACGATGGGGTTGACTTCCAGATGAACATAAATGAGAACAAATCTAGATATAAAGATGATGAATTCAGTGACACG GATTTTGATCAGCACCAAACAATTCACCTAAAGAAGAGTGAACATTTAACCGAGGAAAGGGAAAGAGAGATCAAACAG GTTGTGGCATCAGTGAATGAGCTTGCTCAAATCATGAGGGATCTGTCTGTCCTTGTGATAGATCAG GGTACAATTGTTGATCGGATAGACTACAACATTCAGAATGTTGCTTCATCAGTAGAGGAGGGCTTTAAACAGCTGCAGAAG GCAGAAAGATCGCAGAAGAAAGGAGGGATGGTGATGTGTGCAACAGTGCTTGTTATTATGTGTTTCATCATGCTAGTCCTCTTGATCCTCAAGCAATTATTTTTGTGA
- the LOC110659257 gene encoding cytidine deaminase 1: MEQRRFVIEASEAESMAKQSGLTVLQLLPTLVKEARSLARSPISNYYVGAVGLGSSGRIFFGANLEFPGLPLHQSVHAEQFLITNLSLNAEPGLNYLAVSAAPCGHCRQFFQEIRNAPDIQILITDDSNSNNCGGVAENGDANKYESLSHFLPHRFGPDDLLDKNVALALEPHHNHLSFLSDSNSNIPNGINSRVCDDLKYEALEAANKSHAPYSNCPSGVALMDCEGKVYRGSYMESAAYNPSLGPVQAALVAYLVGGSGDGYEKIVAAVLVEKEGAVVRQEYTARLLLQMISPKCEFKVFHCGLKSC, from the coding sequence atggagCAGCGTAGATTCGTAATCGAAGCATCCGAAGCCGAATCAATGGCGAAACAATCAGGCCTTACTGTCCTCCAGCTCCTCCCTACCTTAGTTAAAGAGGCCCGGTCCTTGGCCCGCTCGCCCATATCCAACTACTACGTCGGTGCGGTGGGCCTTGGATCCTCCGGCCGCATCTTCTTTGGAGCCAACCTCGAGTTCCCGGGCCTGCCTCTACACCAATCCGTTCACGCCGAACAATTCCTCATCACCAATCTCAGTCTCAATGCTGAACCCGGCCTCAACTACTTGGCCGTCTCCGCCGCTCCCTGTGGCCACTGCCGTCAGTTTTTCCAGGAAATTCGCAACGCCCCCGATATCCAGATCCTCATCACAGACGATAGTAACAGTAATAATTGCGGTGGTGTGGCTGAGAATGGAGATGCTAATAAATATGAGTCTTTGTCCCACTTTCTACCGCACAGATTCGGGCCAGATGACCTTTTGGATAAGAATGTTGCTTTAGCTTTAGAACCACATCATAATCACTTGTCCTTTCTAAGCGATTCTAATAGTAACATCCCAAATGGGATTAATAGTCGTGTTTGCGATGATTTGAAATATGAGGCTTTAGAGGCCGCCAACAAATCACATGCCCCGTATAGTAATTGCCCATCCGGGGTGGCGTTGATGGATTGTGAAGGGAAGGTCTATAGAGGGTCGTACATGGAGTCTGCTGCTTATAATCCAAGCCTGGGGCCTGTACAGGCTGCTCTTGTGGCATATTTGGTGGGCGGAAGCGGTGATGGGTATGAGAAGATCGTGGCTGCTGTATTAGTGGAGAAAGAAGGGGCTGTGGTGAGACAGGAGTACACGGCAAGGTTGCTTTTGCAGATGATTTCACCCAAGTGCGAGTTCAAGGTGTTCCATTGCGGTTTGAAGTCTTGTTGA
- the LOC131177976 gene encoding uncharacterized protein LOC131177976 — protein MGGVLMQHVCLSFPRIALDFYYAARDAILHYAISLYKLESLEEGKSISKPKLRTDGIIWMMLLLLVKLWNTVLARYRRPPPVSEQPPDGGSTEQEAAERERRREEREERGRARSRGPTSRRRPGQLRRPFPVISSATDSQDDELSDETSGTPFGGRRKENRRGKVGRKSYGFLGFRSLFWRSDRRIGNPRPPMDSGRRDLRDRTGPAPIGHCLKKAIIGRSRSLGAIGSRIAHWRRDCIFSQIRLPDGPSQNVVNITVNPSIFRRSGRVPGVRIGIGKPELQVAHFRRISI, from the exons ATGG GtggtgttttgatgcagcatgttTGTTTGTCGTTCCCAAGAATTGCACTTGATTTCTATTATGCAGCAAGGGATGCTATACTTCACTATGCAATCTCACTTTACAAATTGGAATCATTGGAAGAAGGAAAGAGTATTTCTAAACCAAAGTTGAGAACCGATGGTATAATATGGATGATGTTATTGTTGCTTGTTAAACTGTGGAAT ACGGTCTTGGCGAGGTACCGTCGGCCTCCCCCCGTGTCGGAGCAACCACCAGACGGCGGCAGCACCGAGCAGGAAGCagcagaaagagagagaaggagagaggaaagagaggagagagggagagCGCGCAGCAGGGGCCCGACTTCGCGGCGTCGCCCCGGCCAACTCCGGCGGCCATTTCCGGTGATTTCAAGTGCCACGGACTCCCAAGATGATGAACTTTCAGATGAGACCAGTGGCACCCCGTTTGGTGGCCGGAGGAAAGAGAACCGGCGAGGGAAAGTTGGAAGAAAATCATATGGGTTTCTCGGTTTCCGATCACTTTTCTGGCGATCCGACCGTCGGATCGgaaatccgaggccaccgatggactcaggacgacgagatcttcgagataggactggtcccgctccgatcggacactgtttgaaaaaggcgataatcggacggtccagatcgcttg GTGCgatcggatcgaggatagctcactGGCGTCGGGActgcattttcagccagatccggcTGCCCGACGGCCCGTCTCAGAATGtggtcaatattacagtcaatcctagcattttcagacgttctggacgcgttccaggtgtcagaattggcataggtaaacccgaactccaagttgctcattttcgacgaatatcgatttag
- the LOC110659253 gene encoding cellulose synthase-like protein D5, with protein sequence MVKTVNSPSSSPVTITVSSGGKGGGSRSMGLTSPVPRASISNNPNSPLSNSKNRISSGGRYSSMSKDDTTEEINSEFVTYTVHIPPTPDHQPMSVSQNSLSEHINNAGKPERSFISGTIFTGGFNSVTRGHVIDCSMEVTKSLKSGLVCGMKGCDDKAIQGKCECGFKICRDCYLDCVGSNGVGHCPGCKEPYMDVDEKDFGEDDEAKSEEEDQALPLPRLDKRLSLVKSFKAMNHPPDFDHTRWLFETKGTYGYGNAVWPKDGYGAGSGANGFEHPPDFGERSRRPLTRKVGVSAAILSPYRLLIAIRLAALGLFLTWRIRHPNREAMWLWGMSITCETWFAISWLLDQLPKLCPVNRVTDLSVLKDRFESPNLRNPKGRSDLPGIDVFVSTADPEKEPPLVTANTILSILAVDYPVEKLACYLSDDGGSLLTFEALAETASFARIWVPFCRKHNIEPRNPEAYFGQKRDFLKNKVRLDFVRERRRVKREYDEFKVRINSLPESIRRRSDAYNAHEELRAKKKQMEMGGNPSEPIKVPKGTWMSDGSHWPGTWASGETDHSRGDHAGIIQAMLAPPNAEPVLGAEADGENLIDTTEVDIRLPMLVYVSREKRPGYDHNKKAGAMNALVRTSAIMSNGPFILNLDCDHYIYNSLALREGMCFMLDRGGDRICYVQFPQRFEGIDPSDRYANHNTVFFDVSMRALDGLQGPMYVGTGCIFRRTALYGFGPPRTTEHHGWFGRKKIKLFLRKPKTTKKDEMEFSINGDHNDDDADIESLLLPKRFGNSTSLAASIPIAEYQGRLLQDVQGKGNQGRPAGSLAVPREPLDAATVAEAISVISCFYEDKTEWGKRVGWIYGSVTEDVVTGYRMHNRGWRSVYCVTKKDAFRGTAPINLTDRLHQVLRWATGSVEIFLSRNNALFASPRMKFLQRVAYFNVGMYPFTSMFLIVYCVLPAVSLFSGQFIVQSLSVTFLVFLLAITITLCLLALLEIKWSGITLHDWWRNEQFWLIGGTSAHPAAVLQGLLKVIAGVDISFTLTSKSATPDEGDDEFAELYVVKWSFLMVPPITIMMLNLIAIAVGVARTMYSTYPQWSKLLGGVFFSFWVLSHLYPFAKGLMGRRGKVPTIVYVWSGLLSIIISLLWVYISPPSGREEDYMKFHFP encoded by the exons ATGGTGAAAACCGTCAACTCTCCATCTTCTTCTCCGGTGACCATAACGGTCTCATCAGGTGGCAAAGGAGGAGGAAGTCGAAGCATGGGATTAACAAGTCCAGTACCAAGAGCTTCAATATCAAACAACCCAAATTCCCCTCTCAGCAACAGCAAGAACCGGATCTCAAGCGGAGGCAGATACTCTTCAATGTCTAAAGATGATACCACGGAGGAGATCAACTCAGAATTTGTCACATATACAGTTCATATACCTCCTACTCCAGACCACCAGCCAATGTCAGTCTCACAGAACAGCCTCTCTGAACATATCAACAACGCTGGCAAGCCTGAGAGGAGTTTCATTTCGGGCACTATCTTCACTGGTGGTTTCAATTCAGTGACGCGTGGTCATGTCATTGACTGCTCAATGGAAGTAACCAAGTCACTGAAATCAGGGCTTGTTTGTGGGATGAAGGGTTGTGATGATAAAGCAATTCAAGGAAAATGCGAGTGTGGATTCAAGATTTGTAGAGATTGTTATTTAGATTGTGTGGGGTCTAATGGAGTGGGCCATTGTCCTGGTTGCAAAGAACCATATATGGATGTTGATGAAAAGGATTTTGGTGAAGATGATGAAGCTAAAAGCGAAGAAGAAGACCAGGCATTGCCGTTGCCTAGGTTGGATAAGAGGCTTTCCCTTGTAAAGTCATTCAAGGCAATGAATCATCCCCCTGATTTTGATCACACGCGATGGTTGTTTGAGACAAAGGGAACTTATGGGTATGGGAATGCGGTATGGCCTAAAGATGGTTATGGAGCTGGGTCAGGGGCAAATGGATTTGAACATCCTCCAGATTTTGGAGAGAGAAGTAGGAGGCCTTTGACTAGGAAGGTTGGGGTATCCGCTGCAATTCTTAGCCCATACAG ACTACTAATTGCAATACGACTGGCCGCCCTCGGTTTGTTTCTTACATGGAGAATCCGACATCCTAATCGCGAAGCAATGTGGTTATGGGGGATGTCCATAACTTGTGAGACCTGGTTTGCCATTTCGTGGCTTCTTGATCAGCTTCCTAAGCTCTGCCCTGTAAATAGGGTGACTGACCTTTCTGTGCTGAAAGATCGCTTCGAATCCCCCAATCTTCGAAACCCAAAAGGCCGATCAGACCTTCCTGGCATTGATGTGTTTGTTTCAACAGCCGATCCTGAGAAAGAACCCCCTCTGGTCACTGCAAACACCATTCTTTCAATCCTTGCAGTTGATTATCCGGTGGAAAAGCTCGCTTGCTACTTATCGGATGATGGTGGATCTCTTTTGACGTTTGAAGCTCTAGCTGAGACTGCTAGCTTTGCCAGAATTTGGGTTCCTTTCTGCAGAAAACACAATATAGAACCAAGGAACCCTGAGGCTTATTTCGGGCAGAAGCGTGATTTCCTTAAGAACAAAGTGAGGCTTGACTTTGTTAGGGAAAGGAGAAGAGTGAAGAGAGAATATGATGAATTTAAGGTGAGGATTAATTCGTTGCCTGAATCAATAAGGAGAAGATCAGATGCTTACAACGCCCATGAAGAGCTTCGAGCGAAGAAGAAACAGATGGAAATGGGTGGCAATCCATCAGAACCTATTAAGGTACCAAAGGGTACTTGGATGTCAGATGGTTCCCATTGGCCTGGGACTTGGGCTTCAGGAGAGACCGACCACTCAAGGGGGGACCATGCTGGTATAATTCAG GCAATGTTAGCCCCACCAAATGCAGAACCTGTTTTGGGGGCAGAAGCAGATGGGGAGAATTTGATCGACACAACAGAAGTTGACATCAGATTGCCAATGCTGGTCTACGTGTCTCGTGAGAAGAGGCCAGGTTATGATCACAACAAGAAAGCTGGAGCTATGAATGCTCTAGTTAGAACTAGTGCAATCATGTCAAATGGTCCATTCATTTTAAATCTCGACTGTGATCACTATATTTATAACTCTCTGGCTTTGAGGGAGGGAATGTGCTTTATGCTTGATAGAGGTGGTGACAGGATCTGTTATGTTCAATTTCCACAAAGGTTTGAGGGGATTGATCCAAGTGATCGCTATGCTAACCACAACACGGTGTTCTTTGATGTAAGCATGAGAGCTCTTGATGGGTTGCAGGGTCCAATGTATGTAGGAACGGGCTGCATTTTCCGCAGAACGGCTCTGTATGGGTTCGGTCCTCCTAGAACCACAGAACACCATGGATGGTTTGGCAGAAAGAAAATCAAGTTGTTTTTGAGGAAACCCAAGACGACAAAGAAGGATGAGATGGAATTTTCAATCAACGGGGACCACAATGATGATGATGCAGATATTGAGTCTTTACTTTTACCAAAAAGGTTTGGAAACTCCACTTCTCTGGCTGCGTCTATCCCCATTGCAGAGTACCAGGGAAGGTTGCTTCAAGATGTGCAAGGAAAGGGCAATCAAGGAAGACCAGCAGGTTCCCTTGCTGTTCCTAGGGAGCCTTTGGATGCTGCAACTGTTGCAGAGGCAATTAGTGTTATCTCTTGCTTCTATGAGGACAAAACTGAGTGGGGCAAAAGGGTGGGATGGATCTATGGTTCTGTGACAGAAGATGTGGTGACTGGTTATCGAATGCACAATCGAGGATGGAGGTCTGTCTATTGTGTAACCAAAAAGGATGCATTTCGTGGGACAGCTCCAATTAATCTAACAGACAGGCTTCACCAAGTCCTTCGATGGGCAACTGGCTCAGTTGAAATATTTTTGTCAAGGAACAATGCTCTATTTGCTAGTCCCCGGATGAAATTCTTACAGAGGGTGGCATATTTCAACGTGGGAATGTACCCTTTTACCTCTATGTTTCTCATAGTATATTGTGTTCTACCTGCGGTATCTCTATTTTCTGGTCAATTCATTGTCCAATCTCTTAGCGTGACCTTCCTAGTGTTCTTGTTGGCCATCACAATTACCCTATGCTTGCTTGCACTCCTGGAAATCAAGTGGTCAGGAATCACTCTCCATGATTGGTGGCGAAATGAACAGTTTTGGTTGATTGGGGGAACAAGTGCCCATCCTGCAGCAGTACTGCAAGGACTGCTGAAAGTTATAGCAGGAGTTGACATCTCATTCACATTGACGTCTAAATCTGCCACACCTGATGAGGGAGATGAT